From a region of the Paenibacillus segetis genome:
- a CDS encoding hydrolase, translating into MGEKKMEDLKGVEVELNAAKTALVVIDLQNGIAHGRQSGPYTGAQVIQNASKLVHAFTEKGAFVVLVRVSSLDGKDMLKPETDLKMAPMQLPEGWDSFVPEIADTPNAHKITKRQWGAFFGTDLDLQLRRRGIDTIVLCGISTSIGVDTTAREAYQQGYHQIFVEDAMTAGTKEEHDYVCKTIFPRIGKIRTSEEVVLSLR; encoded by the coding sequence ATGGGAGAGAAGAAGATGGAGGATTTAAAAGGAGTAGAAGTTGAATTGAATGCTGCAAAAACGGCACTGGTGGTTATAGACTTGCAGAATGGAATTGCTCATGGTCGTCAGAGTGGCCCTTATACAGGTGCGCAGGTTATTCAAAATGCGAGTAAATTGGTACATGCATTTACGGAGAAAGGTGCATTTGTAGTTCTTGTAAGAGTCTCATCTTTGGATGGAAAGGATATGTTAAAGCCGGAAACAGATTTAAAAATGGCCCCGATGCAATTACCCGAAGGCTGGGATTCATTTGTACCTGAAATAGCTGATACCCCGAATGCTCACAAGATTACCAAACGGCAATGGGGAGCATTCTTCGGTACTGACCTTGATTTGCAGTTACGGCGCCGGGGAATTGATACGATTGTGTTGTGCGGTATTTCTACCTCTATCGGTGTAGACACGACAGCAAGAGAAGCTTACCAGCAGGGGTATCATCAAATTTTTGTGGAAGATGCTATGACTGCGGGGACTAAAGAAGAGCATGATTATGTATGTAAAACTATCTTTCCCCGAATCGGTAAAATTCGGACAAGTGAAGAAGTAGTTTTGTCGTTAAGATAA